Below is a window of Camelina sativa cultivar DH55 chromosome 11, Cs, whole genome shotgun sequence DNA.
AGTGCCTGTTTAGTGAAGATATAGGTAGAACAAGGAATGTATTGGATCATAGTTTTGAAATCTAAGGGTGTGATATAAAGTAAAGTTAACTCTTTTGGGTGTGCCTAATGGTTTCTTGAGTAGATTTATTATACCAaagttatggtttttttttttttaattattattattcagaGCATATGCTTGATTAATACAGATTAGTTATTAGTTTCTAGATGTAATTTCTCTTTGTAGAAGCtaagatgaaaaaaagaagttggATTCTTTGTAATTGGAAGTTTTCCATCGTATGTGCTCTTCAGAACATCTGGTTTCTTCTTCACTATGCGAGGTCCTGCTGGAACTTTTCGAGTCTTTGGCCGAATATCCTGCATgaacataagcaaaaaaacattAGATGTTTGGCATCGGTTCTCAACTTAAGCAGTAACCAAAGGCCTGTAATGTAATGTCAAACCTGATCAAAGATGGCAGTGGGTATTGCAAGCGTAGCAACGGCATTTGGAGCATCGACTATCCCAGATATTCTTCCTTCGCACGGACAGCATGAGAGTAATAGGTATACCTGTTCACAACCATAATTTCTTGGTAGTTTTAATGCTTGTGATCAGTTTGGTTCTCGGAGAAACTTCTAGTTGCAGGGATTAGTATACCTGTTCTTTTGAGTAACCAAATTTGGAGAGATAATCTATAGCGTTGAGAACTGCTCGTTTGTAAGCAACTGTTGCATCTAGGTAGTGTTGTTTCCCGCTCTCATCGACACTGATACCCTCAAAGACCAGCCACTCTGAGAATCTCGGTTCCACTGGCCCTATCTCAAAGATTGGGTTTACATGGAGAGGGGTTGGTCCCATTGGTGTAAGGTATTCTTGCATCCCGTTTCTTATGATTTCACACCTATTGATAAGTTACAGAATAGTTTTTggtcataattttttattaaacactgcaaaaaaaaaacgagaacaTTTAAGAAAACTTATGGAGTAGAGAATTGGTAGAAAAGTACAATTAGGAACGTATGCACATACTTGAGTTCTAGAAATCCACTCATCTCAATGGCTCCGCAGAATGAGATCTCACCATCACCTTGTGAGAAATGCATGTCACCAGTGCTTAGATTAGCCCCTTCTACAAACACTGGAAGATATATTTTAGAGCCTCTGCTTAGGTTCTTTATGTCACAGTTTCCTCCGTTTTCTCTTCCTGGTATTGTCCTTGCAGCCTCCTTTGAAATCCTTTCCCATTCTGGTGTTCCCTCTTCAATCTACAAGAGCATTATGTAAGGATCCTCACGAGTTCAGAGGTTAGTACCATCGTATACACCTTAAAAAACACTGTTATGGCCTCAGTAAATATCGTTTTGGTATGTAGCTTACATTCCCGAGGAGGCATCCTTTACTTgttggtaggtttgccagtggcCGCTGATGCACAACCTCGCATAGTGATAGGGATTTGAGACCACTTTCTTCTAAATGTCTTTCCCTTTCATTCCAAATTCTCAGGAGTTCTTTTGATGGTGCAGTGCCAATGATTCCTGGATGTGTCAAACCTGGAAACCGTACTCCTGCCGTGCCGTGATGTGAAGATATTTAGCATGTGAATAGTCAACAAAACACCTCATAACAAGGAAAGCTACATGGTTGTTGCTACTAATCTGCTTGACAAAAAAAGCAGGACGATGTTATGTTCTAACCAGGAATTTGAGGAGAGTAGGCATAAATCCCTTCAAAGTACCAAATAGCTTTGGTTGCACAAGGGAAATGGTCAGTCAAGAACCCGCCGCCATTCTCTCTATCAAACGAACCAGTGAAGCCCCATTCATTTCCTGGAAGAGGACCCAAGTTGCATATGTCAACAGCAAGAAGATCACCGGTCTTGGCTGCAACACCTTCCTCATCCACAACTTTGATCGGTCCACTCAGGTAATGAACCTGCATAATCACCAAAAGAACTTAT
It encodes the following:
- the LOC104721007 gene encoding uncharacterized protein LOC104721007 isoform X3 encodes the protein MAPASPRVVVKVDLKKKPWQQNQPLHNRWHPEIPSVAEVMAGEFFRVEMVDWTGGAVKDDDSAGDIKSIDLSTVHYLSGPIKVVDEEGVAAKTGDLLAVDICNLGPLPGNEWGFTGSFDRENGGGFLTDHFPCATKAIWYFEGIYAYSPQIPGVRFPGLTHPGIIGTAPSKELLRIWNERERHLEESGLKSLSLCEVVHQRPLANLPTSKGCLLGNIEEGTPEWERISKEAARTIPGRENGGDGEISFCGAIEMSGFLELKCEIIRNGMQEYLTPMGPTPLHVNPIFEIGPVEPRFSEWLVFEGISVDESGKQHYLDATVAYKRAVLNAIDYLSKFGYSKEQVYLLLSCCPCEGRISGIVDAPNAVATLAIPTAIFDQDIRPKTRKVPAGPRIVKKKPDVLKSTYDGKLPITKNPTSFFHLSFYKEKLHLETNN
- the LOC104721007 gene encoding uncharacterized protein LOC104721007 isoform X1, with the translated sequence MAPASPRVVVKVDLKKKPWQQNQPLHNRWHPEIPSVAEVMAGEFFRVEMVDWTGGAVKDDDSAGDIKSIDLSTVHYLSGPIKVVDEEGVAAKTGDLLAVDICNLGPLPGNEWGFTGSFDRENGGGFLTDHFPCATKAIWYFEGIYAYSPQIPGVRFPGLTHPGIIGTAPSKELLRIWNERERHLEESGLKSLSLCEVVHQRPLANLPTSKGCLLGNIEEGTPEWERISKEAARTIPGRENGGNCDIKNLSRGSKIYLPVFVEGANLSTGDMHFSQGDGEISFCGAIEMSGFLELKCEIIRNGMQEYLTPMGPTPLHVNPIFEIGPVEPRFSEWLVFEGISVDESGKQHYLDATVAYKRAVLNAIDYLSKFGYSKEQVYLLLSCCPCEGRISGIVDAPNAVATLAIPTAIFDQDIRPKTRKVPAGPRIVKKKPDVLKSTYDGKLPITKNPTSFFHLSFYKEKLHLETNN
- the LOC104721007 gene encoding uncharacterized protein LOC104721007 isoform X2, producing MAPASPRVVVKVDLKKKPWQQNQPLHNRWHPEIPSVAEVMAGEFFRVEMVDWTGGAVKDDDSAGDIKSIDLSTVHYLSGPIKVVDEEGVAAKTGDLLAVDICNLGPLPGNEWGFTGSFDRENGGGFLTDHFPCATKAIWYFEGIYAYSPQIPGVRFPGLTHPGIIGTAPSKELLRIWNERERHLEESGLKSLSLCEVVHQRPLANLPTSKGCLLGNIEEGTPEWERISKEAARTIPGRENGGNCDIKNLSRGSKIYLPVFVEGANLSTGDMHFSQGDGEISFCGAIEMSGFLELKCEIIRNGMQEYLTPMGPTPLHVNPIFEIGPVEPRFSEWLVFEGISVDESGKQHYLDATVAYKRAVLNAIDYLSKFGYSKEQVYLLLSCCPCEGRISGIVDAPNAVATLAIPTAIFDQDIRPKTRKVPAGPRIVKKKPDVLKSTYDGKLPITKNPTSFFHLSFYKEKLHLETNN